The Nicotiana tomentosiformis chromosome 2, ASM39032v3, whole genome shotgun sequence genome includes the window taAGGAGAAttaaagtaaaggcccattctctaagcactcataaaaccaggcggtgttcatgaaTGAAACGAATACaactgtgagaaccatagatgtttaagggttgattgtgtgacttatgttgtctagttatacaacaaagctcgatggTTCACAGATATCAAATCTAttgattgaccgagtatatccgatataagttcattaaggaaagttcaaaggaaaacctacttatccaaatgcaattaatccttgcatgtAAATTACACactcgtccgtgcattcctttgtcTTATAGACATTCTCCATTCatgtgggagattgttgggattAAAAGAATGGTAAATGGGAAATAAAGGGAAGAAAGTGAAGGGAAAGTGAAATCCCTTTTGCTTTGAAAAGAGCaaagtgtccctcattggtggtgAAAAGAAAAGTGAATATTTATATTGATAAAGcacttctcttggtgttaaatggattggaaagaaagtaagcctcgcaccgtcgtcgtcgtcgctcgctctgcttcggcttcggcttcagattcggattcggatttggtcaaagattgattgattaatcttttttggacaaaaaatttttcaattatttaattaatgaatTTAATGAATTAACGAAAATTCAACCCGGAATAACCCAGGACCCGCGACCCGACCCAGTCAGGTCCTTTTTCGGATTATTTAAATCCTTTTTCCCATAATATTTCAAACGTGAAATATTcccacctgttccaacagccatggttgtttctgaaaggttgcaaaccttttcagaaacagtgccagaAAATAGTTATAAATATATAGCTTGATCCGAGAATCTTTTCTTACGATTTTTTTCtgatcttctcttcttcttttgcaCAAAATATTCCAGTATGTTTTacaaccattgagtggttcgcagttcatcagagtttttggtaccaatacactggtgagttaaattattctatcctgggaggataatattccagcacctcaAGTACTTGatgggaataattttcttaagaacacactgtgcattcagtgggctcgatttattccgatATTATTTTTCAGATATCATTTCGACATTCTGTTGCTACTTTCTGTTTCTGTTTTCTGTTTCAGAAAGTTTACTGTTTCATTATTCATTATAGTAATACAGAttgaataacatcaaagtccCCTAGATGGATGAAGTTAAATTCGGGTTTAACGATAACGTGAACTGGATTTTGGTCTGAGTTAATTTAACCTTTGGGAGAGTAATGCAAATTAAGGGCTAATCTAATGATAACAAGACACAGGGCTTGGTATAAATGCAAGCATGTGTACATCGCTTAAGCATATTTTTGGTAAACTATATATGTCTTGATAAAAAAACCTAGACCTACTAATAATTAAGAATTCAAACATATGATAATGAGATTCCTTGCAGTATTGATTATTGACTGGCTGATAGTCTAAGTCAATACCTAATTCCCATTAAGTTATATGTATGTGTACACTTTTAATTTGTATCTCGCTATTATTAACAGAATTATAAAATAATATCATAAGAGATATGTTCTATAAAAAAGATTATGGGCATATCAAGTTATGTCTTTTCGCCTATGCACAGATTAATTATTTCATGTGAAATAAGATTTTATCCCACGCTCGTAAATTCACAATTAGATTGGGGAAACGTTGCTTTTTCTTTCAATGAGTTAAATTACATTTTTATGCCCCTTTTACTGGTGATTGTTTACGGTCATATGCAATTACGTTAATTTCTTTTATAACTTAAACAATAAAACGCGAAATTCACTAAtttaagaaaaggaaaaataaataagGAGAATAAAACTATCTCCTACAAATAACAATAAATACGGTACAActatataattatttttctatttatttaaGCTCACCTCAATATCATCATCTCCTACGAACAATCTGGAGTAAATGTTGCTTGTTAATCTATGCTCTACGAATGTTAATCTGTTGCTTTGGAGTAAATATTATTACGTTTTTTTCTCATGGCTTCTTCATTACcgtatcttttttttttaaactgaTATGATTATGTTTTTCTTGAGCGatgggtctatcggaaacatgaTCAGTCTCTCTATCTTCAAAagataagggtaaggtctgcgtacacattattcTTTACAAACTCCACTTATGAAATTGAGATGGATACATActtattgttattgttgcatGTAATCTGAGTAAACCCTCCATGGGAAGTTTCGGATAAGGTAATTTCACTCCCTCTTCAAGCATTCGTTTCCCTTTGGGAAGATACAGATAGAGAAAGAAAAGTAGCAATAACGAAAAAAGGCAAAATTGGTCGGCTAGGGGTGTACCCCATTGTCGGGTCCATAAGTCAGTTGTGTTTGTGAGAAATGGAGCCAACAGCGCTGCCATAGGACCGGGCTTCTAAATCACGCTACAAAGGTTCCGCTACTAACGGTCCTCAAATTGACCGTTATAAAGTGTGTATGTGTGTGGGTGTCGCTGAATATTTAATATTCAAAAAGTTGTTGACACGTCAAGAATAATATAGTACCCTGAAGTACTACTTGCATGTTAAGAAAATTTACCTGACTTTTGCAGGAAACTTTACATTTTCTAGAAAGATTTTTCTGCCAGCTCTGAGTTACACTTGCATTCATTTTCACTGCCACACCCCACACTCCATTCCACTTGTAAATTAAACAAAGAAGCTTTACTTTGAATATGTGCCAAATCTCAAAGTAATTCAGGTAAGTGATGCAAACTGCATAGTTAAGAAAATTACCTATACGAAACAGttcagaaattaaaaaaaatcaaaaacaaattGACACCTTAATTCACATGACTCTTGGAATAGCCTAATGACCAATATTTAAATAAACTTCCATCCAGTTCGTTAGAACATtcgttttatttttgttttcttataCATACGATTTATTTGCAGCCAACTCGGGAGCTTAATATGAGAAAGACGACTGAAAAGAAAGGCAAATGATATAAGTGCATGCATCTTTTAGGTGCAatttgcttcttcttcttctaataTGAACAATTTCTTTGGAGTGTTTTGGATATACGGCTTACTCATTGTTCCTTTAACATAAAAACAGCTCAAGACTCAAGAGTTCGATTTTGACATTGACAAGACTTAAGTACAtcaatttgttttatttttcttttccttttccgtTTTGCCAGCGACAAAAACACAGCTTACCTAATATATACCCGTTTGAATATTCTTTTTCACTTTGTCCATAAAAAATGATCTGATAGTctttaaatataaataattcCATTTTCCAACATCATTTTTACTTTGAGCTCAACCCAAGATATCTAAAAGCTCGTTATCTCTAGAAAAATTAACTGCAAACCATTAAATTACAAAACAAATTGCTTTatccataataataattaataaataccgTAAATCAGCAAACACGTGGGCCAGCCTTCATCCTTCACAAGTGGCAACTCTTGATCCAGCTCAGCCCAGAATCAAACCTCTCTTTTACCCCCTATCAACGGTCCAGATTTCATCATAGCCCACAAACCGCGTCCCCGAGCCTCCACGATTATTTATACTCCTCAACCCCCAAAGCACTTTTCCATAACCAATCCACTTCATCTGCTCTTCCTTTACAGTTAAATCACTCACCGGAAAATTCAAAACACTCACCGGAGAGCAAATAATTTCGTTAAGGTTATCGGAGAAATTAAAATATATGGCGCCGTCGACGAACAGTTTAATTCTATCGCTTAAGGTTGTACTAATATCAATTGGTGCAGTTTCCTTAGCGATGCTATCAAAAGCGTCCATTCCATTTGTTTTTTACGAACTCCCAACTATTTGGAGTGCGGTTATAGCTTGGCTTAAACCTCCGTACCTCTACGTTGTGATCAACGGaattatcatcatcatcgccGCCACTTCTCGTTCCTCGAACCATAAGGAGTCCAGCTCCAGCGATCAATTTCAGCCGTTGATTACTGCTAGAACACCTCCACAGTCAGATTTGATAGAGATTGCTCAGTCGGAGCTTCATTCAGTCCAAAGTGAAGTGAAGGAAGTGTTGGAGGCGGCCGTGCCGCTGCCGGTGAACGTACCGCAGGTGTTGGTGGTGAACGGCTCTAGTGTTGTGGATATGAATCCTGAAGATGAAAGTGTGAATGATGAGCCTGTTGACAGTGATGCAATTGTGGTTTTGAAATCTGTTGTGGCTCCGTTGCCGGAAACTGAAACTGAAGCTGAACTTCTTCTACTGAAGGCGACGACGGAGAAACCTCTGGTTTCTTCTAGGTTTGGTAACCGGAAACCGCCTGTGAAAACGAGTCCTGAAGGTACGTGAAAAATACACACACAGTTTATTACTCATTTACTATTTTGGAAGTCATGACACTTTAAAATTCGTCatacaaatatttttataatattttcttattattaCTAGAGTAATTACAATACTATTTCCGTTTCATTTTATGTGAATGAGGCTGGAGTTAAACTACTTAATTTTTGCTGTATATTTAAATATAACTTCATTCAAATTTGTTGAATAAAATCAAATTTAAAAGTTATGTAAAAAGTAATATGAAAAAATGCATACGGAGTATTTCGTTAGCTATAGATATTATTTCAAATCTATTGCAACAACGTAACGTCCTTAAAAAGCAAACGCCGCAAATGGCGTCATCTGAAAATCGCGTCGACGTCACACTAGCAACCTTGGTCTCTTGTTCCAATCCATTTATTCAGATAAAGTATCTATCTTtgcaacttttattttttattgaagCTAATATTCAGAAATAAAAAAATGGATAATTTCAGGGCTGAAGGCACTGAGGGTGGCGAGGTCGAAAAAGCCAGAAACATTAGAGAACACATGGAAGATGATAACAGAGGGGCGTCACGTGCCACTCACGAGACACCTGAAGAAATCAGACACCTTTCAAGACCACAGACGTCACGTGAAGGTGGACGCAACGGAGGAAAACGAGAATTCCACCACCTTTCAACCGCCGCCGCAGCAGCAGAGGCACGTGCTTAAGTCGGAGACGTTTAAGGACCGAACAAACTACGACTCGCCCGCTTCGCCGTCTCCGTCGGCGACGAAGCTGCTGAAAGAGCGGTCGCCGAGTGCCGACGAGTTGAATCGGCGAGTGGAGGCGTTTATTAAGAAGTTCAATGAAGATATGAGAATACAGAGACAACAGTCTATGCAGCAATACATGGAGATGATTAACCGTGGCGTCTAAAGTAACGTCTTAGTAAATTACTCTTTTTTCATCTTCATTTCcagttttaaaaaaaagaagatttttttttttccttttaaaagaaAAGGttgacaaaaaaaagaaaaaaaaaatgaacaaaaaagaAGGGGTTTGCAatttggatttaatttttttggttttaGGGTGACTTGTTCTTGTTTGATATTCATGAATAGAAAATAGGAAGTATAGGAAACCTTTTACTGTACAAATTAAAGTGGATAAATCAAATACAGTGAATTGTTCTTTTATTGTCTTAGTTTATTAAATGAAGAAAATCGAATATAGTGTAGTTACAGTTTTTGCGGATGGTGTATTAATGTATATTTTATGAACTTCATTATTTGAtcgttcatgacttagaattattGCGGATGGTGCATTAGTATAAAATTTATACTAGTATTAGCTAATATTAATAATCAAATAGTGGATAAAtgcaattttaaatttttataccGAGATTAATATCCTAATTATTTAAAGGAAGGACTTAATCACATGTACAGGGAAAGATAGATtcaggggtgttcatggttcggtttggatcggtttttcccaaaaagaaatcaaaccaagtaagttggttcttcaaatattggaaccaaaccaaaccaattaagtcgattttttatcgattcggtttttatCGGTTTTTGTTGGTTTTTTGGTTATTTAttggttttttcttaaatatgagacatacacactatcaaacacatattccggcgagtacattttcaacgtaatcaaaccaattgctctttgagaaatctatcatttaccaagatatattgatgataattgaatcaaatagtgatgaataatttaattaccaatcaaactagaatataaaaacaaagaattagattattataatagcaaagaactagactaaaaatataaatgactaatatgtaccataaaattttagaaactttatataaaaagctaccatatatatatataagaaactAATAtgtaccccatatatatatatatatatatatatatatatatatatatatatatatatatatatatatatatgtgtgtgtgtgtgtgtgtgtgtgtgtgtgtaataatAAATGTAAaagctacttctatagtcggtttggttcgattttttcggttatttttttgattaaaaccaaaaccaaaccaaatttgatcgtttttaaaattcaaaaccaaaaccaaactaaacctaaaaagtatcggatTTTTttatcggtttggttcgattttcggtttggatcgattttttgggtttttatgaacacccctggATAGAATAATGCATATGTCCACTATTGGTGAGAATTAAGAAAAGAGGGAAGTTAAGGGAGAACAGAAgagtgtttacccgtaaaatggtacagttgaatttatacatagttTCTAGAGAAGTAGACTAATTTGATcttgaaataatgcaataattaaagaaatatacaatacttagccttaaaatataGTTGAAACAGCAGAGATAATagttccgggaacaaggttttcgagcacaacaatgatgagatcaaaaagtgaaaaagtaagattgtattaagctttgtatagaatatggTGGTAAGTTTTGCTAGAAAATTTCATGTCATTTACATTAATGATAACtaggctcactatttatagttgtgtctagggaagaaggtcctaggatcgtgctcTCCTTTAATGTAAATTATGAGGGTCAttaatgaagatgtaacggtgaatataaatgtcaaattctctataacgggtcgtcactcttaatgctgcagaatattccttattaaatgaTACCgagcgcagagcatttaatacacctttatgaacggtatcccttccggtgacaagcggaatggctACGTTCGGTTTTCGGCCATCCCCGTCTAGGATTCCACGTGTCTTTCTtttagatgaccacgtgtcatatcatatttcaacCTGTGCAAAGAGTAACAATTCATAGTACTGCTTCTAGCAAAGTTTGGGAGAAACTCTTGTGTTAATTTATCACTGTTTCTGTGTAATTTCTCCTTCATTTTTTCTACAGTAATTTATTTGAATGCAAAAAGGACCTTTTGCAATGGGAAAATGAGGATATCAACGTCAATCTTGTGTAGCCGAGAAAGGTCTACAAACTCATCAAAAATTTTGAAGATTAAGTGCCTAATGAACGCTAATTTATTGACTCGATTCGAAAAAGTTGTATTTCAAGTTAATTAAATAAAACCCACCTCTTTACCATGGAAAAAGAAAAGGGTTGTGCATGTCAATGAAACTTGCGGTAGCCAAGAAGGAGTTCACAATAGAATCAGAAATTAACTTTCTAAAATTAATTAGTGCCTTAAGAAGCCTAAAATCAGTGTCTTTAAGTCTAAAAAGATGTATTTCGAATTTATTTAATCTTTGCCTTCCTAATTCTTTCTTAAATATAAAAGTCTTCGTTGGGCATCCATTCATATACCCAGTCAAAAGACCCTTGGcctttaattaaattttgttaaagagttttttcatcTTTTGGAGCAGACATGAGGAAACCTCCTAGCAGCTAATtggagatttttattttttaattgtttTGTCATTTGTGGGGTTCTTTAAATTCGTGCTCTTTTCAGCGTCAATTTTGAGTGGTGTTTTTTCTGGCATGGCTGATTTTTGGAATAAACCTTATACCAGATcatgtataatatttttagattttgtacACTAAcaatatcatttaatttgtgataataggttatttttttatattaaattaCTAATTAGTGTTTATTGTAGGCATTTATTTATATTACTTTTTTAAGTTATctgattatataaatattttctatACCGTCAATGTTAAACTAACAATTAGCAAAATCATAAttatgtttttcttcttcttttaagtCATTGGAGCCAAATGCCAATGGGCATTTTGGATGTTTCAGAGTTGAGACACGTATTTTTCAGTGACGAGCTATGGGGGAGGAAAGGGCACCAAAACGTGTAACAACTTACAACTATGAACTAACATAGTTGTTTGGGTGTTCACAAACTGTCGGTGGATTTGGATTAAccttaaattttccaacttgcaAATTGTCTCCATCTTTTGAGTCAAATTTTCccgcaaaaaaaaaaatcttatataAAGCCAAACTCACGTTACATCAGATAAATTAGTGATTAAATATGTATGCAAGAATATTAgaattcatgttttattctcgatTGTCATAATTATATTTTGAACTAAAATTACATGATTAGACACACAAGTTGTAGCTCGGTTAGTAGTACTTTTGTGCCTGCAACATATTCAGGTTAAATTCATTTGTTAGTTTTTTTTGTAAAGTCATTTCTTTCCCGAACATCTTCGACACGATCTTTAGAAATCATCTGTGTGATCTTTAGTAATTCTATTATTTTCCACAACCAATACAATGTTGTTAATTGCCATATATATTAGTACTCATTCTGTCTTATTTTATATGACAAAAAGTATTTTTTACTCTTAAGGACATGACTTGATATGACCGATTTGATATAAAATTTCATTCTCTTATATggaaaaagaaaatgataaaATGTAAAACTCGCACTACCATTATCATTTAAAAGGATAATCTTTGCACTTTGCATATAGTTGGATTACTTTACTAAAGCACTCGCTACTATTTATTTCGAACGTTGGAATCTGAAACTTTTGGTTAACTAGAAATAGTGGTGAACAtatgtcgggttggttcgaattttttaattatcaaaccaaatcaatagtatcgggtttttaaatttataaaccaaaccaaaccaacaaagtcggatttttcaatctcggtttttctcgggtttttccccggtaaagtcttcatagcataataTATGTatcttgtgctccaaatatttcttaagtcctagtaaaatataactatataatgtatttttcaagaaactaacacaataatatgagataagtcatagcattatactaaaatatttaataacaaagataaaataataaaattacataagaCAAATATTGCTAAATAATAagtcataataaaaattaacataatctaaaaatactatataggtcatgctaaaataagtacagctaataagtactaatattaattacataactaagcacttaagaaaaagataaactaagttatgcataattttcattataaaccaatataaaacaaaaataattatccaacactatcgtcattcctagtattgaattgaatttcttttgttagcattagtattgatttgaactttgtttgagttactacatttatgggtttagttaaaatcaaaccaaaccaattatggtcgggttttattttccaataccaaaccataTCGGATTTTTTtcgatttgactcgaattatcggttTTGTTTGCACACCCCTAACTAGAAAGATCCCGACCATTCATTTTTTCCTCTTTGATTATTGGAGCAAATGAGTGTTTTGGAAGCTTGAGTCACATACGTTTCAGTGACAAGATATGGGGACCAAAATGTGGTACAGCTAACATAGTTGTTTGGG containing:
- the LOC104109386 gene encoding uncharacterized protein, which produces MAPSTNSLILSLKVVLISIGAVSLAMLSKASIPFVFYELPTIWSAVIAWLKPPYLYVVINGIIIIIAATSRSSNHKESSSSDQFQPLITARTPPQSDLIEIAQSELHSVQSEVKEVLEAAVPLPVNVPQVLVVNGSSVVDMNPEDESVNDEPVDSDAIVVLKSVVAPLPETETEAELLLLKATTEKPLVSSRFGNRKPPVKTSPEGLKALRVARSKKPETLENTWKMITEGRHVPLTRHLKKSDTFQDHRRHVKVDATEENENSTTFQPPPQQQRHVLKSETFKDRTNYDSPASPSPSATKLLKERSPSADELNRRVEAFIKKFNEDMRIQRQQSMQQYMEMINRGV